The stretch of DNA CCACATAGCCACGATGGcctcagcgtcgtcgtcatcggcaccaCAAGTTGCCGCCAGCATCGTCCCCGCGCAGCTCGGcttcctcgccatcttcaaccCCTCACTTGGCACGTCCGACGACACCATCGACGAGCAGATCGTCTACTATGCCTCCGTTaccacgcagcagcagcagtcgggCGGCCGCAAGCGCAGGCGGAGGGGCGGCACGCGCGGCCGTCCCACCGACGCCGTCTCGCAGGAGGAGCGTCATGAGCGCCTCCGCCAGATCGGCCTCGCACAGGGCATGGTCGGCTTCTCGCGCGGCTTCGCTGATGGcgcccccgtcgacgccatcgacacggagcgcgcccgcgtcgtcctGCACGAGCTGGAGCCCGGCTGGTGGATCGTCGCCAGCGTCGACCTCACCAAGGCCCCGCTGCCCCCGCGCCTGTCCACCaagtcgtcatcgtccgcTCCGTCGCAGTCATCTTCGGGCTATGAGTACTCATCTCGGGACATGAAGCCCGctgcgttgctgctgcgcgacctgcTTCGCGCCCACAGCATCTTCCTTATGCATCACGCCTCGTCCCTGAGCGCGCTGTTTGTGcattgccgccgctccaAGTTTGTCGCCATCCTGAGCCGCTACTGGGACTTGTATCTCTCGACATGGAACGTCATGCTGCACGGAAACCCGGCCAGGGACATTCTCAGCGGCATCAACctggccgcctcgggcgagctcggcatcggcgttggcgaggaggatcGCGGCAgtggcgagcgcgaggtgcTTGAGGGGCTCGTGGGGAGGATagagggcctcgtcgatctcgtcgtctccaagtttggcgaggaggacgacggcgagggggagCAGCATCCCCTTCACCAGCACCAACACTGGCTCGGCACCGGCCAGGAAccggccgtcgaggatggagCCATCTTTCTTGGGACCGGAGCCCTGTCGAGGAAGTCGCTGAGAGATGTCACGCACTGGATGGAAGACCTCTACACCTGGGGCGAACATGCGTACGGTGTAATAGAGAGCCCGACGTCGGTTCGTCGTGCCAAGGCGAGAAAAGACGCCAGGCGCAATGATCAAGAATCCAACAATGGTAAGAAGCAAACCGTCGTGCagaccttgccgccgccgcctccatcggTCCAATCGAAAGGAGCGACGGAAGCAGAAGAGGGAAAGCTGGACAAGATGCTCAACTATATGAAGCTGGGCTATGGCTCGTACTGGACACTGCCCGGTGGCGGCTCGAGCGACTCGTCTAGCGCCCAGCCTGCCAAACCAGATGCCGCGGGTCTGGCACCAGAAGTCAAAGAGGCTTCTTTGCGGCCGCCTGGCCGACCCAGTCTTCCCCGGCGGACGTCGTCTGCCGAGGCCGCTGGGCACTACCTCATCGGTCTCAAGGGAGAGATTGAAGAAGAGGCTCAAGGTGAGCCGGATGCCAGCGCCAATTCGTCCGACTCGGAATTCGAGCACAACTCGCGCACCGTCCTTCGTACTCTGCACGTTGAGCTTGAGCCCGGCTCCGACGGTGGGCGCTCCGAGGCGACGGTCGTGCGGGACTTTGGTCGCCAACTGGGTGGCATTCACCATCGgtcgcagctcgtcggcaacATGATGCCCGGATACGATTCGCACGACCTCAACAAGGCGCAGAAATTGCGCGTTGTTGTCTACGTCAACCGACCGTTCGTCTTCGCCTTCCTCTTTCGCCTGCGCACAGACTCTCTTGCGTGGGATGCTCTGTACCGTTCGCTGCACTACCAGCTGGCGCCGCTCAAGAAGTCGCTTATCGAGTCGACCAAGTACCGCCCCGAGCGGCAGGATTCCAAGGGCTCGCCGGACGGCATCTATAATCTTGTCTGGGACCCGCCGTCGCTGACAGTTCACTCCACCCTCCCCAACATCCCGGAGCTGGCCTCGTCAGACGCCTGGTCCCgtgccgacgccatcaacaCGCATCTCCACCTCCTCAACATCCACGCCACGACGCGTGCCCGGCCCGGCGATCTAGAGCGCACGCACAAGACGAGTCGCGGGTGGTGGATCGTGTGGACGCGCctgctccagcagcgcgctggccgaggtgaCGACGCACGCGGTGCCAACCTGTCCACGATACAcgagtcgtcgccggggGCGTCGGAGGCGATGGGAAGCAACGCCAATGatggggacgacggcggcaatcACGACGGggaagatgacgatgacagccgcgacgacgaggcgcccgACGTGGCCAAGGAAATATTCCTGATCCGTCGGGCAAGCGACCACGCTGGGTTCCGCGGAGTCGCAGCGGGGGATGGGGGTGGCTCAGATGGAGCGGGGAGGCTCGCGCAGGGAATTGGCGTCGATACGAGGCGctacgtcgaggagctgctcagCCTCCTCTGACGAACATGATATTACAAGGCCGGAGATGATGACCGTATCCGTAGTGTGTACCGCACAGGGGGGATCGACCGACCTACCACAAACGTGGATTGGAGACGGTCCTTTCCACGGCGTCTTGGTCTGATCTGGCTCTCGGCCATGGCATAAATTCGTCATGGCCAAGGGCCTACGCGAAAACGGGATGTGCTGACACTGTAATGAAAGGAAGGGGGTGGTCCACGCAACATAACAGGGATGcagccgaggcgcaggcgcattctggcccttggcctcgggctcCGAAGGAAGGGAGAGAAAACAGACGGAGCTGCTCCTGGACAGCTCATGCTGCCCACCGGCGCAGTTTGTACTTGTATTGTAGCATCAAAAGGGGCGACGTCTCCTTTTTCTGGGGATCGCGTGGAGTTGAACGCGAGGAGTTGAGAACGTGGACAGACGAGTAAAATGAAGGTTATTCGTGTCGTCACGGAGCTCACTCTGTCTCTCGACGATGATGTGTTCTTATCATTGAAGAGCTTTACGTCCACCTACGAACGTATTTTAGCCAGACAAATCGTACAACATAAGTCGTCCATACTCCTTCCGCATACGCATATGCTGTAGTTGCCAGCTTGAACTTGGCAGCGCGTCGCGTCGGCCCGGTTCCCGCCATTACGCATGTAGCCAAGCAacctcccttccccccgtcccccctTTTTATCCACTACCATGCGATAGGTAGGTATGTTATTTGCCACTACTATGAGTAGCAAGTCTAAAGGACAAcgctgcccccgccgccggaaTGAAAAAGACGCATAAAACTCCAGAGGCAATGCAAAAGTAACTAAACCAAATCAAGGGCGCATCCCCCCTTCCAACCCAAAAAAAGAATCACCCCTGAAAATTGCCCAACGATGTAATTATATCCACCCGCCTTCTATGCTCGGCCGATAGTCAGGACTGCCGCcccgggcgacgccggcggcggcggcgcggcgtggggCCTCGGAGCTGGGTGGGTGCGCGCGCAGGGCCGTGCCTCTCGCGGGGGGGTTGACGGCCTTGCGCTGGACGTGCACGAGCGTTGGccttgcggccgccgcgggtgcTGCCGCGGGTGCTGCTACGGGGTGGTCGCGCGCGGGGGACGGGTGGGTGTCGATgtcggtgctggtgctgtttTTGTTCGTATTGGTATTGGGGTGGTTGTTGTTATTCCCAGCACGGCggacggtggcggtggcggggcggGAACGTCCTGGCCGTgattgcggcggcgggccgaccGGACTTGGCGCGGCGaccgctcctccgcctttggtcgccggcgccggcgccggcagttCGCCGGGGATAaactcctcgtcgccgtacaGCTCAAACagccccgcgccggcgccggcgccgtccatCTCGAAGCGGTTTGGCGCCTCGAGTTCCGGCTTGTGGAAGCGGTCGCGCCCGGCGTCCATGCCGGAGGTGCTGGGCAGCTCGGCCTTTtggaacccgccgccgccgccgggcgtcAGGGGCGGCTTCTCGTTGCTGCTACCGATACCCTCcctctgcctcctcctcttgcgCCGACGAAACCACAGGGTGAAGAAGAGGAGCCCTGCGCCGATGACGAATAGGGCCGCGCCGCAAGCGATGCCTGCCACGGCGGCTTGGCTGAGAGGCGGCCGAACGttctcgctgccgccactAGGAGTGCTACTATTACCGCCACTATCCGTCGGTccgacgctgctcgtcgtggaGCGgtcactgctgctgctgctgatgctgcgacTGTCAAGCGCGAGGCGGTCCTGAGGCCGCCAGTTGAGCTGTATCGTCGGACCGTACATGAAAATGTGGGAGAAGAGCGCCGTGATGGTCTTGTTGGTGTTCTGTCGGTACGTGTAAGGGATGGAGTGACCGATGTCGGTGACGGTCTTTGGGACGGTGCGCgtgccgagctcgtcggtgGTGCACACGTTGTACTCAAATGACGTGCTGGTGATTGTCTTGACGcactcggcgccgtggccgttggAGAAGTACTCCAAGTCGCTAGCGGTCGGGCGCGTTCTTGGTAAGTATTGGCGAGAAGCGAGATGCCCAACAAGAGCaagacagggcagggcagaacAGAACAGAAAACAGAGGTAATGTAGCAGCaacggacggggcggcgatggggaACGCATACTAGGACGGGCATGGGCTGCTCACCTGTAGCAGCATATCGCCACCGTCtcgtcgggcagcagcgtGTCGAGCGAGATGCGCGACAGGAACGTCGTGTCGGGCTTGCGGTCCGCGGCAGACACCATCGCGACGGtgcgccagctgcgcggGCAGTGTAAGCCCGGCGAGTAGAAGAAGCTCGCGCCCGCAATGTCGCTGTAGGCCGTGACGTGGGGCAtgcacggcagcggcgtccgGCCCCTGCACAGCGTGTCCTGGAAGTATACGCCGCAGTTTTCCCAGTACGCCGTGGCGTCGTTGTTGAGCGGCTGCGACCCGGTGCCCGTAAAGGTGCACGAGTTGCAGTTTAGGTTCGGCACGTAGACGCTCGTCAGGGGACCGATGATGTTGCgcggcgctgtcgtcgtggctgatggtggtggtggtggtgatccAGAAGATccggccgcgctgctgggcgccatggtagacgacgccatggc from Purpureocillium takamizusanense chromosome 6, complete sequence encodes:
- a CDS encoding uncharacterized protein (COG:S~EggNog:ENOG503P2JB), with amino-acid sequence MASASSSSAPQVAASIVPAQLGFLAIFNPSLGTSDDTIDEQIVYYASVTTQQQQSGGRKRRRRGGTRGRPTDAVSQEERHERLRQIGLAQGMVGFSRGFADGAPVDAIDTERARVVLHELEPGWWIVASVDLTKAPLPPRLSTKSSSSAPSQSSSGYEYSSRDMKPAALLLRDLLRAHSIFLMHHASSLSALFVHCRRSKFVAILSRYWDLYLSTWNVMLHGNPARDILSGINLAASGELGIGVGEEDRGSGEREVLEGLVGRIEGLVDLVVSKFGEEDDGEGEQHPLHQHQHWLGTGQEPAVEDGAIFLGTGALSRKSLRDVTHWMEDLYTWGEHAYGVIESPTSVRRAKARKDARRNDQESNNGKKQTVVQTLPPPPPSVQSKGATEAEEGKLDKMLNYMKLGYGSYWTLPGGGSSDSSSAQPAKPDAAGLAPEVKEASLRPPGRPSLPRRTSSAEAAGHYLIGLKGEIEEEAQGEPDASANSSDSEFEHNSRTVLRTLHVELEPGSDGGRSEATVVRDFGRQLGGIHHRSQLVGNMMPGYDSHDLNKAQKLRVVVYVNRPFVFAFLFRLRTDSLAWDALYRSLHYQLAPLKKSLIESTKYRPERQDSKGSPDGIYNLVWDPPSLTVHSTLPNIPELASSDAWSRADAINTHLHLLNIHATTRARPGDLERTHKTSRGWWIVWTRLLQQRAGRGDDARGANLSTIHESSPGASEAMGSNANDGDDGGNHDGEDDDDSRDDEAPDVAKEIFLIRRASDHAGFRGVAAGDGGGSDGAGRLAQGIGVDTRRYVEELLSLL
- a CDS encoding uncharacterized protein (TransMembrane:1 (o282-307i)~EggNog:ENOG503P51P), translated to MASSTMAPSSAAGSSGSPPPPPSATTTAPRNIIGPLTSVYVPNLNCNSCTFTGTGSQPLNNDATAYWENCGVYFQDTLCRGRTPLPCMPHVTAYSDIAGASFFYSPGLHCPRSWRTVAMVSAADRKPDTTFLSRISLDTLLPDETVAICCYSDLEYFSNGHGAECVKTITSTSFEYNVCTTDELGTRTVPKTVTDIGHSIPYTYRQNTNKTITALFSHIFMYGPTIQLNWRPQDRLALDSRSISSSSSDRSTTSSVGPTDSGGNSSTPSGGSENVRPPLSQAAVAGIACGAALFVIGAGLLFFTLWFRRRKRRRQREGIGSSNEKPPLTPGGGGGFQKAELPSTSGMDAGRDRFHKPELEAPNRFEMDGAGAGAGLFELYGDEEFIPGELPAPAPATKGGGAVAAPSPVGPPPQSRPGRSRPATATVRRAGNNNNHPNTNTNKNSTSTDIDTHPSPARDHPVAAPAAAPAAAARPTLVHVQRKAVNPPARGTALRAHPPSSEAPRRAAAAGVARGGSPDYRPSIEGGWI